The following DNA comes from Cervus elaphus chromosome 8, mCerEla1.1, whole genome shotgun sequence.
tgctgttctcctgaaactaacacagcatggtCGACCAACTTCTGTTGTTCTTTGGTTGATAAGActtttatgaccccgtggactgcagcccgccaggctcctctgtccatgggattctccaggcaagaatactggagtgggatgccatttccttctccaggggatcttcccaacccagggatccaacccctgtctcctgcatggcaagcggattctttaccgagccaccagggaagcccaaatcaactatatcccaatataaaataaaaattaaattaacacAAAAACTCCCGGTTGAGTGAACGAACACGCAAATCACTGGAGCCGCCCCCGCGCTGCGCCATCACAAACCTTCGGCCTTCTCCTCCCTTCCAGGCGGAAGGCCAGCGCGCCAGCAGAAGGCCATCCCCAGAGCTCACCTGACCTTCGTCATCGACTGTGCGCGAGGGAAGCAGATCTCCCTGGCAGCACCCCCGGGGCCACCCCGCACCCCCAGTCCCAACCCGGGACCTGCCGTCCCTCCGATGAAGACCTACATCTTGTTATGCGGGGAAAAGCAGTCCCCCAACCTGACTCGGGAGGCTCCGCTAGGTGGGGGGGGCCTTGCGCAGGCCAGGGGGCCCTGCCCAGGCCCCCCCTGCAGAGGGACTACGGCCCAAGCTTCCCCCCCAGCCAGCCCAGGAGGCCTTGCGGAGGCTCCTGAAGCCAAGGGGAGCCCCGTGAAGGCCGTGTCCTCGCGGTCCTCCGCGTGGGGAACGGTCATCGGCTCCCTCAAGGCCCTCTCCTCCTGCGTCTGCGCACAGGCGGATTAACTGCGGGACCCTGGCCGTGGGCGGGGAGGCTCG
Coding sequences within:
- the LOC122698893 gene encoding steroid receptor-associated and regulated protein; amino-acid sequence: MAAVTFPSEDPREPSAHPGGLEMNLETSSGGRPARQQKAIPRAHLTFVIDCARGKQISLAAPPGPPRTPSPNPGPAVPPMKTYILLCGEKQSPNLTREAPLGGGGLAQARGPCPGPPCRGTTAQASPPASPGGLAEAPEAKGSPVKAVSSRSSAWGTVIGSLKALSSCVCAQAD